The Eubalaena glacialis isolate mEubGla1 chromosome 5, mEubGla1.1.hap2.+ XY, whole genome shotgun sequence genomic sequence gtttaccagTTACTTattttcatgaataaaataagCATAAGCTGATGTATAAATAGTTGAATGGAAAGGAGACTCATGCTCTGTACATTAATAATAATTCACAGATGATAAACATGTATTACACTTATAAGCAGGTGAAAGAAGTGACTAGTTTTATGCTGTGCTATCATGGTGACCTCAAGGTCCCAAAATGTCTGTCATCAGTATTCTCAGACAATAACATGGAGGTACTGTGTtaaagaactaccatacgacccagcaatcccactactgggcatataccctgagaaaaccataattcaaaaagagtcatgtaccaaaatgttcactgcagctctatttacaatagccaggacatggaagcaacctaaatgtccatcattggatgaatggataaagaagatgtggcacatatatacagtggaatattactcagccataaaaagaaacgaaatggagttatttgtagtgaggtggatggagttagagtctgtcatacagagtgaagaaagtcagaaagataaaaacaaatacagtatgctaacacatatatatggaatctaaaggaaaaaaaaaaaaaggtcatgaagaacctagtggcaagacgggaataaagacacagacctactagacaatggacttgaggacatggggagggggaagggtaagctgtgacaaagtgagagagtggcatggacatatatacactaccaaacataaaatagatagctagtgggaagcagccgcatagcacagggaggtcagctcgctactttgtgaccgcctagaggggtgggatagggaggatgggagggagggagatgcaagagggaagagatatgggaacgtatgtatatgtataactgattcactttgttataaagcagaaactaacacatcattgtaaagcaattatactccaataaagatgttaaaaaaaaaaaaaaaagcattgtctgggagaggaagaagaactGAGGAATAAACTCTCCTTCACTGGCTGAGAACTACTGCTCTGTAGTAAAATGTTGAAGCTCAGGGATATGCTGGGAAAGGATGTGCAAATTAGATACTTCTTAACCCTGTCTTATTCTCAAAATAAATGTcatctgtctttttcttcttattagtcactttttttgttgttaggaAATTGCTCCTATTGGAAAAACAGCCAATGAAGAGCAAACCacagaacctaaaaccaagagaAGGGGAACAGTATTGAGTCATCCTGTGGTTTTGGTCAACCCCAAGTCAAGTATGTTGAGGTCTTTAAATAATCAGCTTTATCCAGTTAAAAGGGATTGTGTGGTAAACCACAGCCATGGGCCACCCCACTTCTCTGATTGGCTGTTTCTCTGGGTCAAGTTAAGGAGGAGGTGAAAAGCAGTTTCCAAGCACATCCAGCAAAagactttctcctttctttcctttagaaaaaaaatctgcttatttatttggttatagGTGTATATGTAAGTTATAGAAGTTATACCTTGCATCTCAGAGGGGTTCTTTGGATGATTTAGAAGCTCCTTGACTGTAGGTCTGCTGGGGGTACATGCTCTTGTATATCAGAACATGTCTTTATTTCAACCTCAGTCTTGAAACTCTAGATTGACAGTTACTATCTTCCAGCATTTTGAAGttattattccattgtcttcCAGCTTCCATTGTCTTGTTAAGAAGTCTGCCTTTAGTCTAAAAGTTGTCTTTCTAATGATTTATCTTTTCTGTGCATTTAAGATATTCTCACATTTATTTGATCTGAATCTGTGAAAGGTCTGGGGGCTTTACTTGAAAAAGTTTTCCTCTAAGGAGGATTTGCATTGCTTCTTCTGGGATCGAGAGCGATGCTGACCCAGAAACACTCCTGATCCCCTGCGTCCTAGGCCACATCCCAGAGTTTCAGACTCAGCTCCCTGATGGTGCCACAGACCCATGGCCCGGTCTCCCCTGAAGTGCTGACTCTGAATCCCAGCTTGAGTGGAAGTATCTTCTCTAGCTGTAGGGGGGTTGGGGTTTGGGGGTTTCagggtattgtttttgttttgttttttttgccccTTGATGATTTCCCTTACTTCCCGTGAGCACAGAAAAGGCAGAATTATTATTTCTTCTAGATATTTTGTAGTGGGAGAGTATCCCAGAATACCTAGCCAGTCAAGTTGCTGGGAACAGAAGTCCCAAAGACTCCTCTAGACAGAAGCTCCCATGCTGCTCCAGCCCTgtccccttctccccttctctccactCACTACCCCATCTCCCCCCAGTCATGGATCCTCCTGGGCATGAAATGAACTGGGCCTGGGGCTTCTGACTCTGTCTGCTTCGGTCAGGAATTAGATGCTGTGCTTTTAAAGAAAGCGATTTCTTGTCTTGCTGccctattaaaattatatatgaagGGAAATTTGTATGCTTAAAAGAATGTATAATCATGTAATATAATAACTAAAGACAAAGTGAGGAGGTTAAAAAATGCtctatctgggcttccctggtggctcagtggttaagaatctgcctgccaatgcaggggacacaggttcgagccctggtctgggaagatcccacatgctgcggagcaactaagcctgtgtgccacaactactgagcctgtgctctagagcctacgagccacaccactgagcccacctgccacaactactgaagcccgcgtgcctagagcccgtgctctgcaacaagggaaaccactgcaatgagaagcccgcgcaccacagcaaagagtagctcccactccccgcaactagagaaagcccgcgtggagcagcgaagacccaaaacagccaaaaataaattaattaaataaataaatttttttaaaaaaatgctctaTCAGGAAATGGGAATTTGACTCCTGGACAAGACACTGGGGTGTTCCCTGCCTCGATTTCCACATCGATAAAGTACCCTAGCCAGCTCATAAAGTTATCAAATGCcctaatatagtgattcaattaCCCTTTAATGTAGCTTCTTGATAGAACTTTCTCTCTGACTTTAAGCATCATTTATGATTTTTACAAAGCAAATGTACTCTGAAGCTGCAAAGACTGAGCCATATATACCCTCTGTAAAgaaacaattaatttttaaaatagtttcagaGATTTTTCAGACTCCCAGTGATGTCTGAGACGGGCATGGGTGAGGGAAAATCTATGCCACTGTCAGCATGGATGGAGTGGCTTGATGGATCCAGCCAATAACTGCTCCTGAGAATCAACTGGGTGCATCTCTTTCCAACACTGGATTCAGTGACTTCACATTGATAGTGAAACTGGCTGTGGtacttttgtgtgttttgttttgtttgttaaacCTTTACCAACACAACATCATGCTCAGTTAGTCTGAGATGAATCCTTTGGTTCTAGATTTAATTTTGGAGAATTAAACCCATACTCAGTAAGACATTCCATTCTGCCCCATAATCTACCTCTAATGTTCCTCATAAAGATGTTATAGCACAACTATTGGGTAAATTGCCCTAATAAGGCTTGAGGCCCAACTGCTAAAGCATCTTTATGAAAGCAACCTGGAAATCACACATCAGTACTCCTTGGAGACTCTTCACTATTAAATAAGGGATTTGTCCAGACCATCACCAGAGACCTCAGCTTATATCTCAAGTTATATTTGATGTTTTTGGAACAGAAGTTTCTAACTCTTGGGGATTCTTAACTTGCTATCAATAAAATAGagctttttaaactaaaataaataccAGTATTCCGTGTTCTTAATCAAATGGTTTCCCAAAGTAAAATTTCCAGACTCCTAGGAGGAATGGGCCATTTAggtaatctgaatttttttttttttttgacttaaacaataagatttttattattatacaaaTCAGAGCAATATGCAGCAAATCGTTCCCAGGTTGGCGACTTGGAGGACAGAAAATGCTTCAAAAGTATCACCTAAGACCAACAACGCCATGAAGAAGGAAAACTTTACAAGCCACCAGCAGTTCCCAGACTGGGTCAGGTCCGTGCCATAACTAGTTAGAGAGAAGGGAATGGGAACTCCCTAGGGGCTTGGACTATGATTTCCTCTAGAGAATGGGAGAGAGAGCACAAACATCTGTCTTCTCTGAGCATGCTGTGGTGACTGATGCACACTATGAGGACCTGCCAGATGGTAAAGGTGAGTTGACTTCTGCCACAGAACCTGGCAGTGACTTAATTATGGCAAGGTTCCTGAGCAGGTAAAATATGAAATGCCGCTCCTGAAAATTTCTCACATACCTGGAACTCATGGCAGATGGCTCCTCATAGAGGCTCTCTAGTGCTATCACACTGAGCAAAGAGATAGCACATTCCCTGAAGGTCTAAGGCCATTATCTTATGTAGATTTCCTCATGCAGAAGGTATTTTTTCCACATTAGCTGAATTCCTAAAACTTAGATCTGAGTTGTGAGATTTTGGTGTTGAATCAGAGCAGACTGTTAACTGAAGGCTTTCTCATGTTGGCTGTACTCTTGAGGCCTTTATCTAGTGTGAAGTTTACGGTGCTGAATGAGGCTGTAGTTTTGGCTAAAAGATTTTCCACATTCACCGCATTCATAAGgtctttctccagtgtgaattctccGATGTAGAATGAGGCTGGAGCTTTGGctaaaggatttcccacattcactgcattcatatggcctttctccagtgtgaattctGCGGTGCTGAATGAGGCTGGAGCTTTGGCTAAAAGATTTCTCACATTCACCACATTCATAAGGCCTTGCTCCTGTGTGAATTCTCTGGTGCTGAACAAGGCTGGAGCTTTGTCTAAAGAATCTGCCACATTCAGTACACTCATAAGGCCTTgctccagtgtgaattctctggtGCCGAACAAGTTTGGATTTGCACCCAAAAGCTTTCCCACATTCGGcacactcataaggcctttctccagtgtgaataAGCTGGTGCTGAACAAGTTTATATTTGAAcctgaaggccttcccacattcactgcattcaAAAGGCCTTTCTCCAGTATGAAGCGTCTTGTGCCGAAGAAATGTGTGCTTGTAAgtgaaggttttcccacattcactgcactcatacAGTCCTCCAGAGTGAATTCTTTGGTGCTGAACAAGTGTACGTTTGCAGcggaaggctttcccacattcaccaCACTTGTAAGGACTTTTTCCACAGTGAAAGGTCTCCTCACAGCCAGTACTGCTGTGTATACTCAGTACCGCTTTGGGAGTGGCCTGGTACTGGAAAAGGCCCACGGTGTCCTTTCCACCCTCCCCACAGGTGAAAGGCTTCCCTGACAAATAGATTCCGTAGCTCTTCACAAAGGAGGTCCTGTTCATACCTTTGCTGCAGGGTTTTTCCCCACTGTGCTCCTTCTGGTGTTGGTGAAGATTCACCCTGAAACAGAATTGTTCCCCACATGCTACACATGTACACGATTTCTGCCCAGTATACGTTCCTTGATGCTCAGCCAGGTACAAAACGTCCTTCATGACAGGAACACACATCTCACAGAGATGAGCTTTCTGGGTTGACGGATCTGGCTTTAGAGTCCTGATTTGTGGCATTCTTTCCTGAGAAACACTCTGTCCTGAAGGAGCCTTGTCATTCTCTATGCCACACAAACAACCCAGTGAGGATATAAGTATAAAGATCTCCAGCATCACATCATGGTACAggtgtctctgagcctcatcaaGGAGACTCCATTCCTCCCAGGAGAAGTACACAGCCACGTCCTCCAAAGTCACACTGCCCTCCAAGCCTTTGCACCTGCCGGTCCCTCCGCCTGTCACCCTCTCCCACGCGCCATCACACTGTCAGAAACAGAGCCCATCCACGACCGCCTCACCGTCCTGGACACCGCGGCCTGAGCTCAATCTGAATTTTTTGATATGTGAGATGTAATTAAACCATCTTTGTTTTCCCCATCAACTCTCATTGTTAATAAAAGCTTGCTAAAATGTattgttttgctttctgttttagtTCCACAGCCAAAGGATTTTCAATAAGAGTTatatttcagtcttttatttaACCCAGAAATCTACCTACTTAAAGGTATGTCTATTTCAATCAGTGGAGCAGtcaggtgaaaaaaaatcaacagaaaaggGGGAAATACCAATCACTTTTGCTTCATGAACTGTGATAAATCAATATTTGACTATTCATTAGGTGAAATATATTGAGAAAGATATTTAATAAAGATTTATAAACATAGTATTAGGTACTTACTATGCAAGTCTAATGTTTATCTGCTTTTGATATTTATTCAGAGGGGTTAAATGTGTAGTTTCtgacaagggtttttttttttttttttttttttttttttttttttaacaccaccCGTCTTGCCAACTTTCTGCATTCTAGATGactaaggggaaataaaaaagtgTATTCTCCAACGTGTAATTCTTTTTAAACCTCAggctcttaaaaaaatttttccaacaGTTGCTTATTACTTAATCAGACTGCTGTAAGAATTTAcgaacttttttcctttttgtgtgtgtatcttggAGCATAAAAAATCTCTTTGACAGACCTTCTCGTCTCTTCCTGAGGGCTTTCTAGATTGCTAGCCACTTACCTCCTCATTTACTTGGGGACTGCCTGTCTCTAGCACTTGATAGCTCTTGCCTCTCCTTCCTGATTTGAGCTCAGAGAGCTCTTTCATGCATAGATTTCCCAGGACTGAACAGGGAGGGAAAGTCATGGAGGAATAAAATTTCAAAGCACAGGCTGGCACTAGAACTTTCCACCAAGTGAAAATCCCCCTGTAAGCCATCCATTTCtagctgtttctctctctgccctcGTCAACATGTTTTATGCTCATCAATTTCTCCAGCTCTAACCTTTTTTAGGTTCCCGGAATGACAAAACAGTCAATTTTTTGTTTCCTAATAATTCTAAAACTTGTTCTATCAAAAAATCATCCTGAAACATTTTGTGAGTCACTGAACTTCAGAGCAAATCCTCTGAAGTCAATTTGGAAGCAATGCTCATTTTTTAACAAGCTATATTTGATGCATACAGCACACACTAATAGATGTCAACTTGTATTTGTGTTGATTCATATTAACAAGAAGAAGGTGGATATTGGTGTCAGCATGCAGATATGCATATACCTTAGCTATGAGCAAGAGAGACCCTTGCCGAAACTAGAGTGTCCCGTCCAGAAGCTCACTGTCATATCccattgcttgtttgttttttttttttggggccgCCCAACCAGGAATtaaacctgggccacagcagtgaaagtctggactccactaggccaccagggaactcccgcaCATTGCTTCTTACTAAGGAGAAGAGTGGTTGGAAATAGTCATGCTTTACAAAAATTACTTATTTGGTATATTGAGTTATTTTATACAGTCTTTGTCTCCTAAACCTGGTCTGTCTAAATCATTTCAATTACCATGACTACTCTTTACTCTTTTAGGTctaaacctatgtgttgctatgtTTTCAACACTGCAAAAGAAAATACACTgaattgcactgttggtgggattataagatggtacaaccactgtggaaaacagtatagagggtcctcaaaaaattaaaaatagaactaccatatggtccagcaatcccacatctgggtatatatccaaaagaattgaaagcaaggtcccaaagagatatttgtacacccatgttcatagcaacattattctaTTATAGCCAAGAGGGGAAACAATCCAAGTATCCATggctggttgaatggataaacaaaatgtggtttgtgcagggacttccctggcggtccagtggttgagactccacgcttccactgcagagagcatgagttctatccctggtcggggaactaagatcccacataccatgtggtgtgaccaaaaaaaaattttaaaatgtggtatgttcatacaatgaagtattattcagccttaagaaagaaggaattctgacacatgctacaacatagatgaaacttgaggacattacactaagtgaaataagccagtcaccaaaagatgaatactgtatgattccacttacctGAAGTAcccagaatagacaaattcatagagacagaaaataaaatggtggttgccagagactgggaggaggaagaagtggggagttgtttaatgggtacagagtttcagttttgcaagatggaaaaGTCCTGAAGATCTGCTTCATAATGTGAATAGACAAccctactgaactgtacattcaaaaatagttaaaatggtaaattttaggttatgtttattttaccacaCTAAAAACAATGCACTAGATCCCAGAAACCCCACTTCtaagtatttactcaagagaaataaaattacatatcGACTCAAAGACCTGAACTTGGATAtgcatggcagcattattcagcATAGCTAAAAACTGGGAACAACTTAAATTATCAACTggtaaacagaaaaacaaatcatGGTGTAGCCACACAATGGGGAACACtattcaggaataaaaaggaataaaatcctGATACATCaatgaatcttaaatgcattgtgctaaatgaaacaaatcagacacaaaagactaaaaactgcatgatttcatttacatgaaattctcATTAAAGCAAataaatctatagtgacagaaaatgGATGAGTGGTTTACAGGGCTGGGAGACAGGGAAGGAGATGGATTACAAGGGGTACACGTGTGGgtggatgaaaatgttctatattttgctTATGGTAATGGTTACATGAttgtatgtatttgtcaaaactcatcaaatagtGCATTTaaattggggaattttttttttataaatttatttatttgttttaatttttggctgtgtttggtcttcgttgctgtgcacaggctttctctagttgcagcgagcgggggcgactctacgttgcggtgcatgggcctctcattgtcgtggcttctcttgttgcagagcacgggctctaggcacacgggcttcagtagttgtggcatgtgggctcagtagttgtggctcgtgggctctagagcacaggctcagtagttgtggcgcacggacttagttgctccgcggcatgtgggatcttcctggaccagggatcaaacccgtgccccctgcattggcaggcggattcttaaccactgcgccaccagggaagcccccggggaatcttaatgtatgtaaattattataataaaattttaaatgcactgCCTCTAAACTGAAATCCTCCAATCAATCCTGTACTCCTTGTAAAATAACAAGTAATTTCATGGCTGTATTTTGGTGTCATTGCAAAGAACTCTAGTCAGGGCATGAGGGTTAGATTACCAAGATGCTACTTACAGCTCTGCCACTATGGGAAGGGCAAGGGGCAGGAGAAAATCTATACCATAATCATGGTCATAATTtatctgtacctcagttttccaATCTATAACATGAACAAATTAAGCTAAACCAGACCCACCACCCTATGATCCATCAGTTTATTTAGCCCCTAATCTAAACAAACCTTATTCAATATATACCCTATTTAAAGACCACTAACTATGAACCATGTCAAAATACCAGGGTCTGTTCTAAAAGCCTTCTAATAACAATACTAATATTTGTGACTGTAAGAGATGTGTGCCTTATAATTCTGATAGCTATTGTCTAAAAAGAGTTTGAAGAAGACCCAGGTGGGGAACAGTTATCCTGTTTAGAATTCCATTTCTTCTCACCTTCTCTGTTCCATCTCCTACTTCCTTAGGTTCTGCCACAGGCACCATTTCTTCCACAGCATTATCTTTCTCTGACTACATCGCCCGTCCAAAAGATCACACCAGCATCCTCCGCTTTGACAAGGATGAGGCTGAGAACACCTGCCGGATCCTGATCATCAATGACTCTCTTTATGAAGAGGAGGGATCCTTCAGCGTTTCACTGAGCCTGCCAATGGGAGGACaactgcgggctgaattccccacCGCCAAGGTGATTATCCTGGCTGATCCTGATGATGGTAAGTCCATTTCCTGCTTTCCACTCTTGGCAATAGCTGCCTTCTTCTCGTACTTTCCCTCAACAGTTGAAAGACAAATCGAACTTAAATGGTCTATTACAGGAATTGTTGATGTTTCTCCCTCTTCAAAGGCTCTGAGTGGCTTTTCAAATACATAGGTATCACCAACACCAAGGACCACACAGCAATGCAGGAAGATTAACTATTTGTGTAtgagtttattaaatttttttaaaaagcacgtcCCAAGGAAGTGACCTAAGACTTATAAGGAAGCTGAGAAGAGGACCTAGGTTAAGTGTCTGATCATCCAACCAGGACCACCCCACAAGGACACTCATCTTAGCAGCCCAACAAAGGCCTCCCTCACAAAAAGTACATGAGTCTACAAATGGTACAAGGGTACCATGGAGCTCCCACGTGTAGGCATCCAGATCTCTCTTCCTAGCCCCACCTGGCAGGGAGTTTGGCTCTACTCCCAGCtgaaactcagagccagaaaagaATAGGGGGCTCCTCCCCTCTCAAAAccaacccctcccacccccagactcGATAAGCAGCAAGCCCAGTATTACTTTTTTTAGGTCTCAGTTGTCCTTTCTACAAGAGGCACTTTTAAGAGAAAACGTTGATAAAGACAGGGACGGGATCAGACTATTTTATTACGAGTCTCAAATTAGTTTGACCACTTCATCTCTCAAACACGCCTCTGTCAGGATTTGAGTGGCTATGGGTTGCTGTGTTCAGATCTAGACAGGATTAGACTGGGCTGCTGTTATAGACCCAAAATTTGTGTGAATTTATAGATACAGCACAGAGCTTCCATGAAACTGAGCTATGTCAAGCGATAAACCAGATGGAGCAGAGGTTGAAGAGTGTATACGCTCTTTAGTTGGGGATGGCAAATTTATCATGCATTATATTGTTCTAgaacaaaggaaaatatgaatgagattaaaagttggtttggtttttcttaGTTGGTCTcctagtttgggtttttttgttgataTCTTACCCTGTGGACAAGATCTCAGAATGGTACAATAGGCTAGTTTTGCTccactaagaaaaagaaattgctgggacttccctcgtggtccagtggtaaagaatctgccttccagtgcaggggacccggtttcgatccatggtcagggaactaagatcccacatgcctcagggcaactaagcatacgtgccacaactactgagcgcgcgcgcgcctcaactagagagagaaaacccgcacacc encodes the following:
- the LOC133091845 gene encoding zinc finger protein 772-like, which gives rise to MPQIRTLKPDPSTQKAHLCEMCVPVMKDVLYLAEHQGTYTGQKSCTCVACGEQFCFRVNLHQHQKEHSGEKPCSKGMNRTSFVKSYGIYLSGKPFTCGEGGKDTVGLFQYQATPKAVLSIHSSTGCEETFHCGKSPYKCGECGKAFRCKRTLVQHQRIHSGGLYECSECGKTFTYKHTFLRHKTLHTGERPFECSECGKAFRFKYKLVQHQLIHTGERPYECAECGKAFGCKSKLVRHQRIHTGARPYECTECGRFFRQSSSLVQHQRIHTGARPYECGECEKSFSQSSSLIQHRRIHTGERPYECSECGKSFSQSSSLILHRRIHTGERPYECGECGKSFSQNYSLIQHRKLHTR